Proteins encoded in a region of the Phoenix dactylifera cultivar Barhee BC4 chromosome 3, palm_55x_up_171113_PBpolish2nd_filt_p, whole genome shotgun sequence genome:
- the LOC103717483 gene encoding mitoferrin isoform X1: MADASPKFRTPDLLPAAPAGELRVSHDGLDFWQFMVAGSVAGIVEHTAMFPVDTLKTRMQAGSPPCQPRVGLRQVFRSVLRHEGPLGLYRGLAAMGLGAGPAHAVYFSVYEVSKELLSQGNPNNPVAHASSGVVATVASDAVFTPMDTVKQRLQLKSSPYKGLADCVGRVLREEGIRAFYASYRTTVLMNAPFTAVHFATYEAAKRGLTEVSPDSANDEQLVVHATAGAAAGALAAVVTTPLDVVKTQLQCQGVCGCDRFSSSSIREVIRTIIRREGYTGLMSGWKPRMLFHAPAAAICWSTYEASKSFFQRFNERKTLS; encoded by the exons atggCCGACGCGTCGCCAAAGTTCAGGACGCCGGACCTCCTCCCCGCGGCGCCCGCTGGCGAGCTCAGGGTCTCCCATGACGGCCTCGACTTCTGGCAGTTCATGGTCGCCGGGTCCGTTGCCGGCATCGTCGAGCACACCGCGATGTTCCCCGTCGACACACTCAAGACACGGATGCAGGCTGGCTCCCCGCCCTGCCAACCCCGCGTCGGCCTTCGCCAGGTTTTCCGCTCCGTCCTCCGCCACGAGGGTCCCCTCGGCCTCTACCGCGGCCTCGCCGCCATGGGCCTCGGTGCCGGCCCCGCCCACGCCGTCTACTTCTCCGTCTACGAGGTCTCGAAGGAGCTCCTTTCCCAGGGGAACCCCAACAACCCGGTCGCCCATGCCTCGTCGGGAGTGGTCGCTACTGTGGCCAGTGATGCGGTGTTCACGCCCATGGACACGGTGAAGCAGAGGCTGCAGCTCAAGAGTAGTCCGTACAAAGGACTCGCCGACTGCGTCGGGAGGGTGCTGAGGGAGGAGGGGATCAGGGCGTTTTATGCTTCGTATCGGACCACGGTGCTGATGAACGCCCCCTTCACGGCGGTCCACTTTGCGACCTATGAGGCGGCGAAGAGGGGGCTGACGGAGGTCTCTCCGGATAGCGCGAATGATGAGCAGCTTGTCGTGCATGCCACAGCTGGGGCTGCTGCGGGAGCCTTGGCGGCGGTAGTTACCACGCCACTCGATGTGGTCAAGACCCAGCTGCAGTGCCAG GGTGTTTGTGGTTGTGACAGATTTTCTAGCAGCTCTATACGGGAGGTCATCCGAACCATAATAAGGCGTGAGGGGTATACCGGGCTCATGAGCGGATGGAAGCCCAGGATGCTTTTCCATGCACCAGCGGCTGCTATTTGTTGGTCTACCTATGAAGCATCAAAGTCCTTTTTTCAAAGGTTCAATGAGCGAAAGACGCTTTCCTGA
- the LOC103717483 gene encoding mitoferrin isoform X2 gives MADASPKFRTPDLLPAAPAGELRVSHDGLDFWQFMVAGSVAGIVEHTAMFPVDTLKTRMQAGSPPCQPRVGLRQVFRSVLRHEGPLGLYRGLAAMGLGAGPAHAVYFSVYEVSKELLSQGNPNNPVAHASSGVVATVASDAVFTPMDTVKQRLQLKSSPYKGLADCVGRVLREEGIRAFYASYRTTVLMNAPFTAVHFATYEAAKRGLTEVSPDSANDEQLVVHATAGAAAGALAAVVTTPLDVVKTQLQCQEFCWSACLPRSI, from the exons atggCCGACGCGTCGCCAAAGTTCAGGACGCCGGACCTCCTCCCCGCGGCGCCCGCTGGCGAGCTCAGGGTCTCCCATGACGGCCTCGACTTCTGGCAGTTCATGGTCGCCGGGTCCGTTGCCGGCATCGTCGAGCACACCGCGATGTTCCCCGTCGACACACTCAAGACACGGATGCAGGCTGGCTCCCCGCCCTGCCAACCCCGCGTCGGCCTTCGCCAGGTTTTCCGCTCCGTCCTCCGCCACGAGGGTCCCCTCGGCCTCTACCGCGGCCTCGCCGCCATGGGCCTCGGTGCCGGCCCCGCCCACGCCGTCTACTTCTCCGTCTACGAGGTCTCGAAGGAGCTCCTTTCCCAGGGGAACCCCAACAACCCGGTCGCCCATGCCTCGTCGGGAGTGGTCGCTACTGTGGCCAGTGATGCGGTGTTCACGCCCATGGACACGGTGAAGCAGAGGCTGCAGCTCAAGAGTAGTCCGTACAAAGGACTCGCCGACTGCGTCGGGAGGGTGCTGAGGGAGGAGGGGATCAGGGCGTTTTATGCTTCGTATCGGACCACGGTGCTGATGAACGCCCCCTTCACGGCGGTCCACTTTGCGACCTATGAGGCGGCGAAGAGGGGGCTGACGGAGGTCTCTCCGGATAGCGCGAATGATGAGCAGCTTGTCGTGCATGCCACAGCTGGGGCTGCTGCGGGAGCCTTGGCGGCGGTAGTTACCACGCCACTCGATGTGGTCAAGACCCAGCTGCAGTGCCAG GAATTTTGCTGGAGTGCCTGCCTGCCTCGCAGCATATGA
- the LOC103717484 gene encoding probable protein phosphatase 2C 26 isoform X1 — protein MASPTSRLSIPHSHRCLLSSPPHHRLKPSASPKKRPWLSSALRQVGDVFLCWNSSHTTPRKVWIVSRLTGVVRMLCLLAVTMGEFLPLLMVFQDFLLLTDRWAEQNVNPALFSQELMANVSDLVMDEEVNYDPQILLRKAHAATSSVGSATVIIAMLEKNGTLKIANVGDCGLRVLRKGQVIFSTPPQEHYFDCPYQLSSEIIGQTYLDAMVCTVELMEGDTIVMGSDGLFDNVFDHEIVSTTSRFKDAVAAARALADLARDHSMDVSFDSPYSIEARSRGFDVPLWKKILGRKLTGGKPDDVTVVVGQTISLLNDKRMEEALLKPKDLS, from the exons ATGGCGAGTCCTACTTCCAGGCTTTCGATCCCTCACTCCCACCgatgcctcctctcttctcctccccacCACCGACTGAAACCCTCTGCCTCTCCAAAGAAGCGGCCATGGCTTTCCTCGGCGCTTCGTCAG GTCGGAGATGTCTTTCTCTGTTGGAACTCATCTCATACCACACCCAGAAAAG TGTGGATTGTTTCAAGGTTGACAGGGGTGGTGAGGATGCTTTGTTTGTTAGCAGTTACAATGGGGGAGTTCTTGCCATTGCTGATGGTGTTTCAGG actttcttttattgacTGACAGATGGGCAGAACAGAATGTCAATCCTGCACTCTTTTCTCAAGAATTGATGGCAAATGTTTCAGATCTAGTTATGGATGAGGAG GTCAACTATGATCCTCAAATTCTCTTGAGGAAGGCCCATGCTGCAACCTCCTCTGTAGGATCAGCTACGGT AATTATTGCCATGTTGGAAAAGAATGGAACTTTGAAAATTGCAAATGTTGGAGATTGCGGTTTACGAGTTCTTCGGAAAG GTCAAGTGATTTTCTCTACGCCACCACAAGAACATTATTTTGACTGTCCTTACCAATTAAGCTCTGAGATAATTGGTCAAACTTATCTTGATGCCATG GTCTGTACTGTAGAATTAATGGAAGGAGACACAATTGTCATGGGTTCAGATGGCCTTTTTGACAATGTCTTTGATCATGAGATTGTTTCTACAACCTCCAGATTTAAAGATGCAGTAGCGGCTG CAAGGGCATTGGCTGATTTAGCAAGAGATCATTCAATGGATGTCAGTTTTGATTCTCCCTACTCCATAGAAGCCAGAAGTAGG GGTTTTGATGTTCCATTGTGGAAGAAAATTCTGGGTAGAAAACTAACAG GTGGTAAGCCAGATGATGTCACTGTGGTCGTGGGGCAGACGATAAGTTTATTAAATGATAAAAGAATGGAAGAAGCATTGCTAAAGCCAAAGgatttatcttga
- the LOC103717484 gene encoding probable protein phosphatase 2C 26 isoform X2, with protein MASPTSRLSIPHSHRCLLSSPPHHRLKPSASPKKRPWLSSALRQVRSEMSFSVGTHLIPHPEKVDRGGEDALFVSSYNGGVLAIADGVSGWAEQNVNPALFSQELMANVSDLVMDEEVNYDPQILLRKAHAATSSVGSATVIIAMLEKNGTLKIANVGDCGLRVLRKGQVIFSTPPQEHYFDCPYQLSSEIIGQTYLDAMVCTVELMEGDTIVMGSDGLFDNVFDHEIVSTTSRFKDAVAAARALADLARDHSMDVSFDSPYSIEARSRGFDVPLWKKILGRKLTGGKPDDVTVVVGQTISLLNDKRMEEALLKPKDLS; from the exons ATGGCGAGTCCTACTTCCAGGCTTTCGATCCCTCACTCCCACCgatgcctcctctcttctcctccccacCACCGACTGAAACCCTCTGCCTCTCCAAAGAAGCGGCCATGGCTTTCCTCGGCGCTTCGTCAGGTCAG GTCGGAGATGTCTTTCTCTGTTGGAACTCATCTCATACCACACCCAGAAAAG GTTGACAGGGGTGGTGAGGATGCTTTGTTTGTTAGCAGTTACAATGGGGGAGTTCTTGCCATTGCTGATGGTGTTTCAGG ATGGGCAGAACAGAATGTCAATCCTGCACTCTTTTCTCAAGAATTGATGGCAAATGTTTCAGATCTAGTTATGGATGAGGAG GTCAACTATGATCCTCAAATTCTCTTGAGGAAGGCCCATGCTGCAACCTCCTCTGTAGGATCAGCTACGGT AATTATTGCCATGTTGGAAAAGAATGGAACTTTGAAAATTGCAAATGTTGGAGATTGCGGTTTACGAGTTCTTCGGAAAG GTCAAGTGATTTTCTCTACGCCACCACAAGAACATTATTTTGACTGTCCTTACCAATTAAGCTCTGAGATAATTGGTCAAACTTATCTTGATGCCATG GTCTGTACTGTAGAATTAATGGAAGGAGACACAATTGTCATGGGTTCAGATGGCCTTTTTGACAATGTCTTTGATCATGAGATTGTTTCTACAACCTCCAGATTTAAAGATGCAGTAGCGGCTG CAAGGGCATTGGCTGATTTAGCAAGAGATCATTCAATGGATGTCAGTTTTGATTCTCCCTACTCCATAGAAGCCAGAAGTAGG GGTTTTGATGTTCCATTGTGGAAGAAAATTCTGGGTAGAAAACTAACAG GTGGTAAGCCAGATGATGTCACTGTGGTCGTGGGGCAGACGATAAGTTTATTAAATGATAAAAGAATGGAAGAAGCATTGCTAAAGCCAAAGgatttatcttga
- the LOC103717484 gene encoding probable protein phosphatase 2C 1 isoform X3, translating to MASPTSRLSIPHSHRCLLSSPPHHRLKPSASPKKRPWLSSALRQVRLTGVVRMLCLLAVTMGEFLPLLMVFQDFLLLTDRWAEQNVNPALFSQELMANVSDLVMDEEVNYDPQILLRKAHAATSSVGSATVIIAMLEKNGTLKIANVGDCGLRVLRKGQVIFSTPPQEHYFDCPYQLSSEIIGQTYLDAMVCTVELMEGDTIVMGSDGLFDNVFDHEIVSTTSRFKDAVAAARALADLARDHSMDVSFDSPYSIEARSRGFDVPLWKKILGRKLTGGKPDDVTVVVGQTISLLNDKRMEEALLKPKDLS from the exons ATGGCGAGTCCTACTTCCAGGCTTTCGATCCCTCACTCCCACCgatgcctcctctcttctcctccccacCACCGACTGAAACCCTCTGCCTCTCCAAAGAAGCGGCCATGGCTTTCCTCGGCGCTTCGTCAGGTCAG GTTGACAGGGGTGGTGAGGATGCTTTGTTTGTTAGCAGTTACAATGGGGGAGTTCTTGCCATTGCTGATGGTGTTTCAGG actttcttttattgacTGACAGATGGGCAGAACAGAATGTCAATCCTGCACTCTTTTCTCAAGAATTGATGGCAAATGTTTCAGATCTAGTTATGGATGAGGAG GTCAACTATGATCCTCAAATTCTCTTGAGGAAGGCCCATGCTGCAACCTCCTCTGTAGGATCAGCTACGGT AATTATTGCCATGTTGGAAAAGAATGGAACTTTGAAAATTGCAAATGTTGGAGATTGCGGTTTACGAGTTCTTCGGAAAG GTCAAGTGATTTTCTCTACGCCACCACAAGAACATTATTTTGACTGTCCTTACCAATTAAGCTCTGAGATAATTGGTCAAACTTATCTTGATGCCATG GTCTGTACTGTAGAATTAATGGAAGGAGACACAATTGTCATGGGTTCAGATGGCCTTTTTGACAATGTCTTTGATCATGAGATTGTTTCTACAACCTCCAGATTTAAAGATGCAGTAGCGGCTG CAAGGGCATTGGCTGATTTAGCAAGAGATCATTCAATGGATGTCAGTTTTGATTCTCCCTACTCCATAGAAGCCAGAAGTAGG GGTTTTGATGTTCCATTGTGGAAGAAAATTCTGGGTAGAAAACTAACAG GTGGTAAGCCAGATGATGTCACTGTGGTCGTGGGGCAGACGATAAGTTTATTAAATGATAAAAGAATGGAAGAAGCATTGCTAAAGCCAAAGgatttatcttga
- the LOC103717484 gene encoding probable protein phosphatase 2C 1 isoform X4: MSFSVGTHLIPHPEKVDRGGEDALFVSSYNGGVLAIADGVSGWAEQNVNPALFSQELMANVSDLVMDEEVNYDPQILLRKAHAATSSVGSATVIIAMLEKNGTLKIANVGDCGLRVLRKGQVIFSTPPQEHYFDCPYQLSSEIIGQTYLDAMVCTVELMEGDTIVMGSDGLFDNVFDHEIVSTTSRFKDAVAAARALADLARDHSMDVSFDSPYSIEARSRGFDVPLWKKILGRKLTGGKPDDVTVVVGQTISLLNDKRMEEALLKPKDLS; encoded by the exons ATGTCTTTCTCTGTTGGAACTCATCTCATACCACACCCAGAAAAG GTTGACAGGGGTGGTGAGGATGCTTTGTTTGTTAGCAGTTACAATGGGGGAGTTCTTGCCATTGCTGATGGTGTTTCAGG ATGGGCAGAACAGAATGTCAATCCTGCACTCTTTTCTCAAGAATTGATGGCAAATGTTTCAGATCTAGTTATGGATGAGGAG GTCAACTATGATCCTCAAATTCTCTTGAGGAAGGCCCATGCTGCAACCTCCTCTGTAGGATCAGCTACGGT AATTATTGCCATGTTGGAAAAGAATGGAACTTTGAAAATTGCAAATGTTGGAGATTGCGGTTTACGAGTTCTTCGGAAAG GTCAAGTGATTTTCTCTACGCCACCACAAGAACATTATTTTGACTGTCCTTACCAATTAAGCTCTGAGATAATTGGTCAAACTTATCTTGATGCCATG GTCTGTACTGTAGAATTAATGGAAGGAGACACAATTGTCATGGGTTCAGATGGCCTTTTTGACAATGTCTTTGATCATGAGATTGTTTCTACAACCTCCAGATTTAAAGATGCAGTAGCGGCTG CAAGGGCATTGGCTGATTTAGCAAGAGATCATTCAATGGATGTCAGTTTTGATTCTCCCTACTCCATAGAAGCCAGAAGTAGG GGTTTTGATGTTCCATTGTGGAAGAAAATTCTGGGTAGAAAACTAACAG GTGGTAAGCCAGATGATGTCACTGTGGTCGTGGGGCAGACGATAAGTTTATTAAATGATAAAAGAATGGAAGAAGCATTGCTAAAGCCAAAGgatttatcttga
- the LOC103717484 gene encoding probable protein phosphatase 2C 1 isoform X5 — protein MLCLLAVTMGEFLPLLMVFQDFLLLTDRWAEQNVNPALFSQELMANVSDLVMDEEVNYDPQILLRKAHAATSSVGSATVIIAMLEKNGTLKIANVGDCGLRVLRKGQVIFSTPPQEHYFDCPYQLSSEIIGQTYLDAMVCTVELMEGDTIVMGSDGLFDNVFDHEIVSTTSRFKDAVAAARALADLARDHSMDVSFDSPYSIEARSRGFDVPLWKKILGRKLTGGKPDDVTVVVGQTISLLNDKRMEEALLKPKDLS, from the exons ATGCTTTGTTTGTTAGCAGTTACAATGGGGGAGTTCTTGCCATTGCTGATGGTGTTTCAGG actttcttttattgacTGACAGATGGGCAGAACAGAATGTCAATCCTGCACTCTTTTCTCAAGAATTGATGGCAAATGTTTCAGATCTAGTTATGGATGAGGAG GTCAACTATGATCCTCAAATTCTCTTGAGGAAGGCCCATGCTGCAACCTCCTCTGTAGGATCAGCTACGGT AATTATTGCCATGTTGGAAAAGAATGGAACTTTGAAAATTGCAAATGTTGGAGATTGCGGTTTACGAGTTCTTCGGAAAG GTCAAGTGATTTTCTCTACGCCACCACAAGAACATTATTTTGACTGTCCTTACCAATTAAGCTCTGAGATAATTGGTCAAACTTATCTTGATGCCATG GTCTGTACTGTAGAATTAATGGAAGGAGACACAATTGTCATGGGTTCAGATGGCCTTTTTGACAATGTCTTTGATCATGAGATTGTTTCTACAACCTCCAGATTTAAAGATGCAGTAGCGGCTG CAAGGGCATTGGCTGATTTAGCAAGAGATCATTCAATGGATGTCAGTTTTGATTCTCCCTACTCCATAGAAGCCAGAAGTAGG GGTTTTGATGTTCCATTGTGGAAGAAAATTCTGGGTAGAAAACTAACAG GTGGTAAGCCAGATGATGTCACTGTGGTCGTGGGGCAGACGATAAGTTTATTAAATGATAAAAGAATGGAAGAAGCATTGCTAAAGCCAAAGgatttatcttga